The Desulfococcus multivorans DNA window GCGGTGGTTCCCGAGGATTACCGCTGTCCTTTTCCCGTCTGCGTCACTTCGGAAACACCTTCATGCCGTCCTTTCCATCCTGAACCACATAGCCCAGGGCCTGGATTTCGTCGCGCAGCTGGTCGGACAGAGCCCAGTTCCTTTCCCGCCGCGCCGCTTCCCTGGCGGCCGCCTTTTCCCGAATATCCGCAGGCAGGGGCTGTGCCTCCCCCACCCGATCGAGACCGAACCCCAGAACGGCATCCAGTTCAAGGACCAGGGCGAGCTTCCATGTCGGCGGCATGTCGGATTTCAGGATCTCCTGTACCACCGCCATGGCCCTGGGCATGTTGAGATCGTCGTTCAGCGCCGCCAGGAACCGTGTCCTGGCCTCATCCGCTGCATGGGCGGGGATATCGGCGGGCGATCCGGCGCAGGCATCCTTGATGTGCCGGACCTGGTTCCGAAGATGATCGAGACCGTTCACGGCGGCCTGGACCGTTTCGTCGCTGTACTCCATGGGATTCCGATAATGGGTCTGGAATGCGGCATACCGGTAGGCCAGAGGGTCGATGCCCCGGTCGATAAAGGTGTGCTGGAGGGTCAGGAAATTGCCGGCGCTCTTGGCCATCTTCTTCCCGCCGGCAATGTTGAGGAACGCCCCGTGCACCCAGAACCGAAAAAACGGCTTTCCCGTGGCCGCCTCCGACTGGGCGATTTCGTTGGTGTGGTGGACGTCGATGTGATCGGTGCCGCCGCAGTGAATGTCGAGGTGGTCCCCTAAAAATTTCATGCTCATGGCTGAACACTCGATGTGCCATCCCGGAAACCC harbors:
- the cysS gene encoding cysteine--tRNA ligase, encoding MKLYLYNTLTRKKEEFQPLFPDYVGLYTCGPTVYNHAHIGNLRTYIFEDVLKRTLRFNGFTVRHVMNITDVGHLTGDRDMGEDKLERGAAREGRSAWDIAEMYTRAFKEDMARLNLLPPDIWCKATETIPEQIALIETLAAKGYTYTTSDGIYFDTSRFKDYTKLSHQNLEALQEGARVERNPEKRNPTDFALWKFSPRDEQRQMEWPSPWGVGFPGWHIECSAMSMKFLGDHLDIHCGGTDHIDVHHTNEIAQSEAATGKPFFRFWVHGAFLNIAGGKKMAKSAGNFLTLQHTFIDRGIDPLAYRYAAFQTHYRNPMEYSDETVQAAVNGLDHLRNQVRHIKDACAGSPADIPAHAADEARTRFLAALNDDLNMPRAMAVVQEILKSDMPPTWKLALVLELDAVLGFGLDRVGEAQPLPADIREKAAAREAARRERNWALSDQLRDEIQALGYVVQDGKDGMKVFPK